The following proteins come from a genomic window of Pieris napi chromosome 15, ilPieNapi1.2, whole genome shotgun sequence:
- the LOC125056613 gene encoding chymotrypsin-1-like has product MEFLFDTVMMFPLLGVLSATALMSNMDLSSRMAGGSTADYTPWIAMLSYGDVNSRFQCGASILTERHLLTAAHCISAAYVNGSLTRPYMATVGTNIRDGSGQNYSIIGNYTHPEYAMNLAKNDLGILITNTSIIFSLLVDQITLNFNTVGEGVYVVVYGYGSSGVKNPLSTELEELGMFTVNSSYCFEETQRVAKEKLGFSPPHVYPEAEICAFKGFGKGTCKGDSGSPLVCADNYQQVGITSWGIPCALGAPDIFTRLSFYKEWILSVLDKMGYKDQLKYSMDKCSSIYDTFN; this is encoded by the exons ATGGAGTTTTTGTTTGATACGGTGATGATGTTCCCATTATTGGGTGTGCTTTCTGCGACAg CATTAATGTCAAACATGGATCTATCATCTCGCATGGCTGGTGGAAGTACAGCTGACTATACACCATGGATAGCGATGTTATCTTACGGAGATGTGAATTCGAGGTTCCAATGCGGTGCCTCCATTTTGACTGAAAGACATCTTTTAACGGCAGCTCATTGCATCAGTGCTGCATATGTTAATGGGAGTTTAACGAG ACCATATATGGCAACAGTCGGTACAAATATACGAGACGGCAGTGGACAGAACTATAGCATTATAGGGAACTATACCCACCCGGAATACGCTATGAACCTAGCAAAGAACGACTTGGGGATCCTCATCACCAATACCAGCATTATATTTTCACTTTTGGTGGATCAAATCactttaaactttaatacaGTTGGCGAAGGGGTGTATGTTGTGGTATATGGGTACGGCAGTAGTGGG GTGAAGAATCCTCTAAGCACAGAATTAGAAGAACTTGGGATGTTCACAGTGAATTCATCGTACTGCTTTGAAGAAACCCAACGTGTGGCTAAAGAAAAGTTAGGCTTTAGTCCTCCGCACGTATATCCAGAAGCCGAGATATGCGCCTTTAAAGGGTTTGGGAAAGGCACTTGTAAG ggAGATTCCGGTAGTCCTCTGGTATGTGCAGATAATTATCAACAGGTCGGCATCACATCTTGGGGTATACCCTGTGCATTAGGTGCCCCAGATATCTTCACTAGACTgagtttttataaagaatgGATTCTTAGCGTCCTAGACAAGATGGGGTACAAAGATCAGTTAAAGTACTCAATGGACAAATGTTCTTCGATTTACGACACTTTTAATTAG